In a single window of the Pseudorca crassidens isolate mPseCra1 chromosome 9, mPseCra1.hap1, whole genome shotgun sequence genome:
- the PRR33 gene encoding proline-rich protein 33: MLTSAASVAPEMAGRRPPGPPGRPPPLLPKPGKDNLRLQKLLRKAARKRTSRAGPPAPPGPFRTSLSPVSEAGHDQETPAPRPAEAPRAVATLPCSPHTRVIRHVASPLQRSTFSISLTQLRSLASRSKPTGPWLAAPVPEPAQSPCGFAQVSGPTVRGTHNSQVHFRRAPSPQAGTPAPSPVAPDGGPGDRAQGTAIRPPRAQPLLPVVRIHSLPARAQAASPRHGEPSVLRPAPGFQASGPREASSRVVVSIAPTYRSPGPSPYRPASVAPEAGHREDPAPAGPAAEAEQVSSPREASSPAPPSGTHPCPVPKVAPKPQLSGWTRLKKQLLEEAPFPGPEPSPGHAGLGGAAPTDSAPRPAPASRSSRMWDAVLCRMSVAESRGGQVGPRDGVRAPPGLSRLPFLCWPHFNARKLQEVAAQPPPMRYPIPALSPQPQNFNRSAAGWRPQ, from the coding sequence ATGCTCACCTCGGCTGCCTCCGTGGCCCCTGAGATGGCTGGCCGGCGCCCCCCGGGGCCCCCGGGACGCCCCCCACCGCTGCTGCCCAAGCCCGGGAAGGACAACCTGCGTCTGCAGAAGCTCCTGAGGAAGGCAGCCCGGAAGAGGACGAGCAGGGCCGGGCCGCCTGCCCCGCCTGGGCCTTTCCGCACGTCCTTATCCCCCGTGAGCGAGGCCGGCCATGACCAGGAGACCCCGGCCCCGCGGCCCGCGGAGGCGCCGCGGGCGGTGGccaccctgccctgctcccccCACACCCGCGTCATCCGCCACGTGGCGTCCCCCCTGCAGAGGTCCACGTTCTCCATCAGCCTCACCCAGCTCAGGAGCCTGGCTTCACGCTCCAAGCCCACGGGGCCCTGGCTCGCAGCCCCGGTGCCAGAACCCGCCCAGTCCCCCTGCGGCTTTGCCCAGGTCTCAGGCCCCACCGTGAGGGGCACCCACAACAGCCAGGTGCACTTCCGCCGGGCACCGTCCCCGCAGGCCGGGACCCCTGCGCCCTCCCCAGTGGCCCCAGATGGTGGGCCTGGCGACCGGGCCCAGGGCACAGCCATCCGCCCTCCCAGGGCTCAGCCCCTGCTGCCTGTGGTCCGCATCCACTCACTGCCCGCCAGGGCCCAGGCTGCCAGCCCTCGGCACGGCGAGCCCTCTGTGCTCAGGCCGGCCCCCGGCTTCCAGGCCTCAGGGCCCAGAGAGGCCAGCAGCCGGGTGGTGGTGTCCATTGCCCCCACCTACCGCTCACCAGGACCCTCGCCTTACAGGCCGGCCTCTGTGGCCCCCGAAGCCGGGCACCGGGAGGACCCCGCCCCGGCCGGCCCTGCCGCTGAGGCTGAGCAGGTCTCCAGCCCCCGAGAGGCCTCATCCCCTGCCCCACCGTCAGGCACCCACCCGTGCCCTGTCCCCAAAGTCGCGCCCAAGCCCCAGCTCAGTGGCTGGACACGCCTCAAGAAGCAGCTGCTGGAAGAGGCCCCCTTCCCGGGGCCAGAGCCGAGCCCGGGGCACgcggggctgggaggggcagccCCCACTGACTCGGCGCCCCGGCCGGCCCCCGCCTCACGGTCCTCCAGGATGTGGGACGCAGTGCTGTGCCGCATGTCAGTGGCAGAGTCCCGTGGCGGCCAGGTGGGGCCCCGGGATGGGGTGCGCGCCCCGCCTGGCCTCAGCCGCCTGCCCTTCCTTTGCTGGCCTCACTTCAACGCCCGGAAACTGCAGGAGGTGGCCGCCCAGCCCCCTCCCATGCGCTACCCCATCCCGGccctgagcccccagccccagaaCTTCAATCGTTCGGCAGCTGGCTGGAGGCCCCAGTGA